The proteins below come from a single Zhouia spongiae genomic window:
- a CDS encoding non-ribosomal peptide synthetase/type I polyketide synthase, with the protein MSLKFFKLTKEQEGLWLDYCIDPKSSDYNAGFFVKIMGDLNVENFIRSDYAVKNHFYTVGRLRFKVLDGIPYQYIVGEPDSNHFEYIDLTKEKVSKSSPESILIEKSQKPFKLELEGSVRSILIRYSPNIFFYGYIQHHILTDGVTADLYCKGLSLAYNYGEDSLNDKFPQIQLNDYVCNSNSNFSSISYWKNKLNNANVKLDFGTTQLNLNLDTRGVFKFLFEEKYTSAIKIAARTYRTTPFLFMKTVFGILLYKYWKQKEVIVNYGFNARKGKLHNNTGNFVKILPFLFNLNDELSIKELIYNVNDQRKKDLKNTNISYLDIIDILNANKRNRTRKANISFSQTRFEFESLNLNNCDVETIGSLGLDTGDDINFVYDPFSNGFISAIYFNEKLFNEDFIRQIVRYYKYLVLTIANNVKLKIKDLESVTDDEKRMIIGEWNDTQVDYPKEKCIHQLFEDQSEKTPDNVAVVFEGDSLTYRELNERSNQLAYYLQSKGVKAESLVGICVERSLEMIVGLLGILKAGGAYVPIDPTYPEERISYMFKDTNCAIVLTQEQIELPKTNSEIIYLDSEWEKIAKAPRTNIETGVKGNNLAYVIYTSGSTGNPKGVMVEHESVQNLIQWHTSKFKVSEKSNSTQLANIAFDASIWEIWPYLTCGASLYIVKKESLLDTKKVLNFLDANDVSHCFMPTAIAETILSQSWIENTSLTYLLIGGDRFKTKGLNIDKFSFKLINNYGPTENTVVSTSYEINDSKLSSLIGTPISNVRVYILDKTQKSVPIGVVGELCISGNGLARGYLNQPDLTRKKFIKDPFSKDPNSRLYKTGDLARYLPDGNIEFIGRLDDQVKIRGFRIELGEIESVLNQQDQVSLGVVLAKEDATGNKQLVGYVVPSQDVDASQGLKIEKLREALSKTLPDYMVPSLFVSLEAMPLTSNGKIDKKALPDPQGNLQMTNEYVPPKTEIEKNLAIIWQELLGVEKVGINDNFFELGGHSLIATQVLLRIRKDLKLELPLKVFIDSPTIAKLCDKLVDFNTNIEQLPELVFNDEDKYKPFPLTAVQQSYWIGRSKLYDLGGIGTHAYSEFYLEELDIKRLNEVINYMIKRHDMLRMVVTEDGQQRILEKVEPYEIQIHDFRGTTQEEEKQLFLLLRDKLSHQLFSGHEWPLFDISVCIFRDGTYKLLSSIDGLIFDASSYGIFMKEILSFYKDISFNPPKLALSFRDYVIAEQSLKSTKLYNDSKQYWLDRINEIPKAPELPLAKLPSEIGNVKFRKQRFELSSLKWGILKDVISSAGVTPTVFIIQCFAEIMHRWNKLEHFTLNLTLFNRLPFHEEVNRIIGDFTSLNLLEIDYRKPKDFKSRLKDTQFQLWSDLENRHFNGIEVQRKLSQSTGYTVTMPIVVTSTLGIDLNEDGLSQLERSSHEKVLYDIKHSYAITQTPQVWIDCKIIEKNGGLQIDWDSVKELFPEGMLEDMFGAFERLLTGFIEDKDLWDSRQIELLPRHQVSIQSEANNSTKEYPNKLIHEPFIEQVRIRGEKAAIRTSTKTISYLELYQKSVEVGEELKYRGAKPNHLIAIIMDKGWEQVVTAMGVQFSGAAYMPIDASLPKQRILHLLEIGEVSIVVSLSSILDDLSLPNSIQTLIFDEMQFENRAKVKNIANQGVEDLAYVIFTSGSSGEPKGVMIDHQGAVNTILDINSRFGITEEDSCFAISSLSFDLSVYDVFGILSAGGTIVIPKSSEQKDPKAWESYIEKENITIWNSVPAQLQMLVEYNGGNNKLSSLRKVLLSGDWIPVNLPDRIKDLCPGVEVISLGGATEASIWSIYYPIGQVGADWKSIPYGKPLANQSFYVLKPDLTVCPQWVPGDLYIGGKGLALGYWRDKKKTVSSFIIHPENGERLYRTGDVGRYLSDGNIEFLGRLDDQVKIRGFRIELGEIESVLNQQDQVSSSVVLAKEDASGNKQLVGYVVPSQDVEPSQGLKIDKLREALSKTLPDYMVPSLFVSLEAMPLTSNGKIDKKALSELKEETNDGYIAPSNDLEDRIVELWSDVLGVNKSVISINKSFFELGGNSLLIIKLKNGLSNFLEFKNITIPELFKNHTIKRLVESVNPERLTEYKLQRNIQTDSHEVAIIGMSGAFSGVDNVTEFWDLIKNQDEGVRSYSREECEKLGSDLLLFEDPDYIPVSGHVKDIDQFDPLFWDISPNEAKLIDPQIRKFIEHCWFVLESSGYIHLRKEANIGVFAGSGNNNYFYDNILNGKQASEINLWEAANSSTKDALATMTSYRLDLSGPSNSINTACSTGLVSVVEACKSLQLGTCEMALAGGVTFVKPNQIGYTYQEGMVLSKDGHCRTFDETASGSVESSGVGVVLLKRLEDAIKDEDNIIGVIKGYASNNDGARKTGFTAPSVAGQAECIINAQRMAGVSSDQIGYVECHGTATNLGDPIEVQALKEAFEFNSLKERGSKPGHKTVLGAVKANIGHSKTAAGTAGLIKACLMLQNDIIPGQPNFNVPNPKLNLDQTNFEIVKQNRSWGSSLYDQRIIGVSSFGVGGTNAHVVIGDYLPGIKSESESKTTNLPSKKGDNEFVNYVVPISAKSKESLEFYKQELIKLLGEAHEDLRIEDLAFTLQEKREHYNYRSAYCGKDIKELLNNLQQYGSTKRINTEQKNKIVFMFPGQGSQYPCMGKELYDNDPYFKASIDKLIALANEHLEVDLYDVMYPELGNEQYDINETRWAQISIFIIEYAFAEYIEKLGIRADGYIGHSLGEYVAATLSGVFSLEDAIKVVIARGELMQSMELGSMLAVNTQEESIRTIVETHECEIAAINSIEDIVVTGSDTNINTLKLFLDEHSISSVVLNTSHAYHSRMMEEASIKFERVFDTIELNTPTKYFATNLNGEIAKEEVSKVSYWSDQLRNAVQFSKGIHSLSEYFNNKVNFIEVGLGKGLSSFVDKYKRNNSKKTIHTVHLLPSKKENTQTIKKLNNKEDILAKFWTLGIVEKPNDLKLFKHANKLTSLPTYQFNNKTCWLEMGSPQVVKKYNSIEEIYYERSWERIKIPSTIGGVEDLRHKNILILVNEKDRNKSNVLDLINNLKKYCDHIDYVVDQQSNKIISDLRFDMGDASHIDKVLNEKTRNKPLDLVIYISSTVDIDNPCLDILAIRNTFDWALKTHNRIPKFISVTYDNYEVIGNEVLEEKPSIVSGVTKSIPFEYFSMDTTAYHVDLSSIGLVYNEALISTILGNKEKEIIAVRGKYKWIPKYQQVAFSKENFLDKKSSRSNNPVFMITGGLGGVGYAYANYLTQKEEKCTIILLGRTKKSNLKEEYKTRLNNLIETGHKIIYESIDIGLIDAVGSIEKILENNGINTIEMVLHSAGVAAKSAINDKTNKDIVQVVRPKVLGVEHLLNLAESIKINYLVSCSSLSSVMPSLGQMEYTAANMYLDELSYRSHTNINCILAVNLNQISDTGMAVDFIKENSSSTEKSSNSIKSHQFPAVLDVLLQAKTIHNILLSRQDLNELLSENTNLLTEINRKAENVSNVKIKEEEYSETEYRVAQIWHQVLGVEEIGLHDNFFELGGHSLHVMQVISKIRTEFNNELPLKVLFDGINIKEIARIVLSDKTNSEIKQIEKVQIQKFKQMISNYNEDNLLNEIDI; encoded by the coding sequence ATGAGTTTAAAGTTTTTTAAATTAACAAAAGAGCAAGAAGGTTTATGGTTAGATTACTGTATTGACCCTAAGAGTTCTGACTATAATGCTGGTTTTTTTGTCAAAATAATGGGGGACTTAAATGTTGAGAATTTTATTAGGAGTGATTATGCTGTAAAAAATCACTTCTATACAGTTGGTAGACTTAGATTTAAGGTCTTAGATGGTATTCCCTATCAATATATTGTAGGAGAGCCAGACTCAAATCATTTCGAATATATAGATTTAACTAAAGAGAAGGTATCAAAGAGTTCGCCAGAATCTATATTAATTGAGAAAAGCCAAAAACCATTTAAATTAGAGCTTGAAGGTTCTGTTAGATCCATTTTGATTAGATATTCACCAAATATATTTTTCTACGGGTATATACAACATCATATTTTAACAGATGGGGTTACTGCTGATTTATATTGTAAAGGCTTGTCATTAGCCTATAATTATGGTGAGGATAGTTTAAATGATAAATTTCCACAAATACAGTTAAATGATTATGTATGTAATTCTAATAGTAATTTTTCAAGTATAAGTTATTGGAAAAATAAACTAAATAATGCAAATGTAAAATTAGATTTTGGTACAACCCAATTAAATTTAAATCTTGATACTAGGGGGGTTTTTAAGTTTCTATTTGAAGAAAAATATACTTCTGCAATCAAAATAGCAGCCAGAACTTATAGAACAACTCCGTTTTTGTTTATGAAGACAGTGTTTGGTATTTTGTTATATAAATACTGGAAACAGAAAGAGGTAATTGTAAATTATGGTTTTAATGCTAGAAAAGGAAAGCTTCACAATAACACAGGGAATTTTGTTAAAATTTTACCGTTTTTATTTAATTTGAATGATGAATTGTCAATCAAAGAATTAATTTATAATGTTAATGATCAACGGAAAAAGGATTTAAAAAACACCAATATATCTTATTTGGATATAATTGATATACTTAATGCTAATAAAAGAAACAGAACGAGAAAAGCCAATATATCATTTTCTCAAACAAGATTTGAATTTGAATCCTTAAATCTTAATAACTGTGATGTAGAAACAATAGGCTCTTTAGGGCTGGATACAGGTGATGATATAAACTTTGTCTATGATCCATTTAGTAATGGATTTATTTCGGCAATTTATTTCAATGAAAAATTATTTAATGAAGATTTCATACGCCAAATAGTTCGGTACTACAAGTATTTGGTTTTAACAATTGCAAATAATGTTAAATTAAAAATCAAGGATTTAGAATCAGTTACTGATGATGAAAAAAGGATGATTATAGGTGAATGGAATGACACCCAAGTAGATTATCCTAAGGAAAAATGTATTCATCAATTATTTGAGGATCAGTCAGAAAAGACTCCAGATAATGTGGCCGTGGTATTTGAAGGTGATTCTTTGACTTACCGAGAGTTAAATGAAAGGTCAAATCAACTAGCGTATTATTTACAGAGTAAAGGCGTAAAGGCGGAAAGTTTAGTAGGTATTTGTGTAGAGCGTTCATTGGAAATGATAGTAGGATTGTTAGGAATACTAAAGGCAGGAGGCGCTTATGTACCTATTGATCCGACCTATCCAGAGGAGAGAATCTCTTACATGTTTAAAGACACGAATTGTGCTATAGTTTTAACACAAGAACAAATAGAGTTGCCAAAAACAAATTCAGAGATTATTTATCTTGATTCTGAATGGGAAAAGATAGCCAAAGCTCCTAGAACAAATATTGAAACAGGAGTTAAGGGAAATAACCTGGCATATGTTATATATACCTCGGGTTCAACAGGCAATCCCAAAGGAGTTATGGTGGAGCATGAGAGTGTCCAGAATTTGATTCAATGGCATACTAGTAAATTTAAAGTCTCTGAAAAATCAAACTCAACACAGTTGGCAAATATAGCTTTTGATGCGAGTATTTGGGAAATTTGGCCATATTTAACATGTGGAGCATCTCTTTACATTGTAAAGAAGGAATCTCTTTTGGACACAAAAAAAGTATTAAATTTTTTAGATGCAAATGACGTTAGTCATTGTTTTATGCCTACAGCTATAGCTGAAACGATATTAAGTCAAAGTTGGATAGAAAATACAAGTCTTACTTATTTGTTGATAGGAGGAGATAGATTTAAAACGAAGGGTTTAAATATAGATAAGTTTAGTTTTAAATTGATAAATAATTATGGACCTACCGAGAACACAGTAGTTTCGACCTCATATGAAATAAATGATTCTAAATTATCTTCTTTAATCGGTACGCCTATTTCTAATGTTCGAGTCTACATTCTTGATAAAACCCAAAAGTCTGTTCCGATCGGAGTTGTTGGAGAGTTATGTATTTCGGGAAATGGATTAGCTCGAGGCTATTTGAATCAGCCTGATTTGACGCGTAAAAAATTCATAAAGGATCCATTTAGTAAAGATCCAAATTCAAGACTTTATAAGACGGGAGATTTGGCTAGATATTTACCAGATGGGAACATTGAGTTTATCGGTAGACTAGATGACCAAGTAAAAATCAGAGGTTTTAGGATAGAGTTGGGAGAGATTGAATCAGTGTTAAACCAACAAGATCAAGTAAGTTTGGGTGTGGTATTGGCCAAGGAAGATGCCACAGGAAATAAGCAATTGGTGGGGTATGTGGTTCCTTCCCAAGATGTGGATGCTAGTCAAGGTTTGAAGATCGAGAAACTAAGAGAAGCACTATCAAAGACTTTACCTGATTATATGGTTCCTTCGTTGTTTGTAAGCTTAGAGGCTATGCCTTTAACCTCAAATGGTAAGATTGATAAGAAAGCTTTACCGGATCCGCAAGGTAATCTTCAAATGACCAATGAATATGTTCCTCCCAAGACGGAAATAGAGAAGAATCTTGCTATAATTTGGCAAGAGTTATTAGGAGTTGAAAAGGTGGGAATTAATGATAATTTCTTTGAACTTGGTGGTCATTCACTAATTGCTACTCAGGTCCTTTTAAGAATCCGTAAAGACTTAAAACTAGAGTTGCCTTTAAAGGTGTTTATCGATAGTCCAACAATAGCCAAGTTGTGTGATAAATTAGTAGATTTTAATACGAATATTGAACAATTACCTGAATTAGTATTTAATGATGAAGATAAGTATAAACCGTTTCCGTTAACAGCTGTACAACAATCGTATTGGATTGGTCGTAGCAAGTTATACGATTTAGGAGGTATTGGAACACATGCATATTCTGAGTTTTATCTTGAAGAACTTGATATAAAACGACTTAATGAAGTTATCAATTATATGATAAAGCGTCATGATATGCTTCGCATGGTAGTGACAGAGGATGGGCAACAACGTATACTTGAAAAAGTTGAACCGTATGAAATTCAAATCCATGACTTTAGGGGGACTACCCAAGAAGAAGAAAAACAATTGTTTCTATTGCTTCGTGATAAGCTTTCTCATCAATTATTTAGTGGCCATGAATGGCCTTTGTTTGATATAAGTGTATGTATATTCCGGGATGGAACTTATAAACTACTTTCCAGTATAGATGGATTAATATTTGATGCGTCGAGTTATGGAATTTTTATGAAAGAAATATTAAGCTTTTATAAAGATATTAGTTTTAACCCCCCTAAACTAGCGCTTAGTTTTAGAGATTATGTAATAGCAGAGCAATCCTTGAAAAGTACAAAATTATATAATGATTCAAAACAATACTGGCTTGATAGGATTAATGAGATTCCTAAGGCTCCTGAATTACCATTAGCTAAATTACCAAGTGAAATAGGAAATGTTAAATTTAGAAAACAACGTTTTGAGTTATCAAGTTTAAAATGGGGTATATTAAAGGATGTTATAAGCTCAGCTGGAGTTACTCCTACTGTATTTATTATACAATGTTTTGCAGAGATAATGCATCGATGGAATAAATTAGAACACTTTACCTTGAATCTAACTTTATTTAACCGTTTACCTTTTCATGAAGAAGTTAATCGAATCATAGGAGATTTTACATCCCTAAACTTATTAGAGATCGATTATCGCAAGCCAAAAGATTTTAAGTCAAGGTTAAAGGATACTCAGTTTCAGTTATGGAGTGATTTGGAAAATAGACACTTTAATGGGATTGAAGTTCAACGTAAGTTATCTCAATCAACTGGATATACTGTTACTATGCCGATAGTTGTAACCAGTACTTTAGGTATTGATCTTAACGAAGATGGATTAAGTCAATTAGAAAGATCATCTCACGAAAAAGTACTTTATGATATTAAGCATTCTTATGCAATAACTCAAACACCTCAGGTGTGGATCGATTGTAAAATAATAGAAAAAAACGGAGGTCTTCAGATTGATTGGGACTCGGTTAAAGAGTTGTTTCCCGAAGGCATGTTAGAAGACATGTTTGGAGCTTTTGAAAGATTGTTAACAGGATTTATAGAGGATAAAGACCTATGGGATTCCAGACAGATAGAATTATTACCAAGGCATCAAGTTTCTATTCAATCAGAGGCTAATAACTCAACCAAAGAATATCCAAATAAATTAATCCATGAACCTTTCATAGAACAAGTAAGGATAAGAGGTGAAAAAGCGGCAATACGAACAAGTACAAAAACGATTAGTTATCTTGAGTTATATCAGAAAAGTGTAGAAGTAGGAGAAGAATTAAAGTATAGAGGAGCGAAACCAAACCATCTTATAGCTATAATCATGGATAAAGGTTGGGAACAGGTAGTAACAGCAATGGGAGTTCAATTTTCGGGAGCTGCTTACATGCCAATAGATGCTTCGCTTCCTAAACAGAGGATTTTACACCTGCTTGAGATAGGAGAGGTTAGCATAGTTGTTAGTTTATCTTCTATTTTAGATGACTTGAGCCTTCCAAATTCGATACAAACATTGATTTTTGATGAGATGCAGTTTGAAAACAGGGCTAAAGTAAAAAATATAGCTAATCAGGGAGTAGAAGATTTGGCATATGTAATATTTACCTCTGGCTCATCAGGAGAACCTAAAGGGGTTATGATAGATCATCAAGGGGCAGTAAATACAATATTGGATATTAATTCAAGATTTGGTATAACAGAAGAGGACAGCTGTTTTGCTATATCTTCTTTAAGTTTTGATTTATCTGTTTATGATGTGTTTGGAATTTTGTCAGCAGGTGGTACCATAGTAATACCTAAATCGTCGGAGCAAAAAGATCCTAAAGCTTGGGAAAGTTATATAGAAAAAGAGAACATAACAATTTGGAATAGTGTACCAGCGCAGTTACAAATGTTAGTGGAGTACAATGGAGGGAATAACAAATTGTCCTCATTAAGGAAAGTCTTATTAAGTGGAGATTGGATACCAGTAAATTTACCGGATAGGATAAAGGATTTATGTCCGGGAGTAGAAGTGATTAGTCTTGGAGGTGCGACTGAAGCATCAATTTGGTCAATATACTATCCAATAGGGCAGGTAGGAGCTGATTGGAAAAGCATTCCTTATGGTAAACCTTTGGCTAATCAGAGTTTTTATGTGTTGAAACCCGATTTAACGGTTTGTCCACAGTGGGTTCCTGGAGACTTATATATTGGGGGTAAAGGTTTGGCATTAGGGTATTGGCGAGATAAAAAAAAGACAGTATCAAGTTTTATAATCCACCCTGAAAATGGAGAAAGGTTATATAGGACAGGTGATGTTGGCCGATATTTATCAGATGGGAACATTGAGTTTTTAGGTAGACTAGATGACCAAGTAAAAATCAGAGGTTTTAGGATAGAGTTGGGAGAGATTGAATCAGTGTTAAACCAACAAGATCAAGTAAGTTCGAGTGTGGTATTGGCCAAGGAAGATGCCTCAGGGAATAAGCAATTGGTGGGGTATGTGGTTCCCTCCCAAGATGTGGAACCTAGTCAAGGTTTGAAGATCGATAAATTAAGAGAAGCACTATCAAAGACTTTACCTGATTATATGGTTCCTTCGTTGTTTGTAAGCTTAGAGGCCATGCCTTTAACCTCAAATGGTAAGATTGATAAGAAAGCTTTATCAGAACTTAAAGAGGAAACGAATGATGGTTATATAGCACCATCAAATGATCTTGAGGATCGTATTGTAGAGCTATGGTCAGATGTATTAGGGGTAAATAAAAGTGTAATTAGTATAAATAAGAGTTTTTTTGAATTAGGAGGGAACTCATTATTGATTATCAAGCTTAAAAATGGTTTATCTAATTTTTTAGAATTTAAAAATATCACCATCCCTGAATTGTTTAAAAATCATACTATTAAAAGGCTAGTTGAGAGTGTTAATCCGGAAAGATTAACAGAATATAAACTTCAAAGGAATATTCAAACAGATAGTCATGAGGTAGCTATAATAGGGATGTCAGGAGCTTTCAGTGGAGTGGATAATGTTACTGAGTTTTGGGATTTGATTAAAAACCAGGATGAAGGCGTTCGTTCTTATAGTCGGGAAGAATGTGAGAAGTTAGGATCGGATCTTTTATTGTTTGAAGACCCTGACTATATACCAGTATCAGGACATGTTAAAGATATAGATCAATTTGATCCCTTGTTTTGGGATATTTCACCTAATGAGGCAAAATTGATAGATCCTCAAATACGTAAATTTATAGAGCATTGTTGGTTTGTGTTGGAGTCATCAGGATATATTCACTTACGAAAAGAAGCTAATATAGGTGTATTTGCAGGAAGTGGGAATAATAATTATTTCTACGATAATATATTAAATGGAAAACAGGCTTCTGAAATTAATCTTTGGGAGGCAGCCAATTCTAGTACTAAAGATGCTTTGGCTACTATGACCTCTTATAGGTTAGACTTATCCGGTCCATCAAATTCAATAAATACTGCATGTTCTACTGGATTGGTATCGGTAGTAGAAGCGTGTAAAAGTTTACAGTTAGGGACATGTGAGATGGCTTTGGCAGGAGGGGTAACATTTGTTAAACCCAATCAAATTGGATATACCTATCAAGAAGGTATGGTGTTATCAAAGGATGGTCATTGTAGGACATTTGACGAAACAGCATCAGGTTCTGTAGAAAGTTCAGGAGTAGGAGTCGTGTTGCTAAAGCGTTTAGAGGATGCAATTAAAGATGAAGATAACATAATAGGTGTTATTAAGGGTTATGCAAGTAATAATGATGGTGCTCGCAAAACGGGCTTTACAGCCCCATCAGTTGCGGGTCAAGCAGAATGTATTATAAATGCTCAAAGAATGGCAGGAGTATCTTCGGATCAAATTGGATATGTAGAGTGTCATGGGACAGCCACTAATTTGGGAGATCCAATAGAGGTGCAAGCGTTAAAGGAGGCATTTGAATTTAATAGTTTAAAAGAGAGAGGTAGTAAGCCAGGGCATAAAACAGTATTAGGTGCGGTTAAGGCAAATATAGGTCATTCCAAAACCGCAGCAGGAACAGCAGGACTTATAAAGGCTTGTTTGATGTTACAGAATGATATTATCCCTGGTCAGCCGAATTTTAATGTACCCAATCCTAAATTAAACCTAGATCAAACAAATTTCGAGATAGTAAAACAGAATAGGTCTTGGGGATCAAGTCTTTATGATCAACGAATTATCGGTGTAAGTTCATTTGGTGTAGGTGGGACCAATGCCCATGTTGTTATAGGGGATTATCTTCCAGGTATCAAAAGTGAATCGGAAAGTAAAACAACTAATCTACCTTCAAAGAAGGGGGATAATGAATTTGTAAATTATGTTGTTCCAATCTCAGCCAAAAGCAAGGAGTCTCTAGAGTTTTATAAACAAGAATTGATAAAGTTATTAGGAGAGGCACATGAAGATTTAAGAATTGAAGATTTAGCATTTACTTTACAAGAAAAGCGAGAGCATTATAATTATAGAAGTGCTTATTGTGGAAAAGATATCAAAGAGTTACTTAACAATTTACAGCAATACGGCTCAACTAAACGGATAAATACAGAGCAAAAAAATAAAATAGTATTTATGTTTCCTGGACAAGGATCACAATATCCTTGTATGGGAAAGGAACTGTATGATAACGATCCATATTTTAAAGCGAGCATAGATAAGTTAATAGCTCTAGCAAATGAACATTTAGAGGTAGACCTTTATGATGTCATGTATCCTGAATTGGGGAATGAACAATATGATATAAATGAAACTAGATGGGCACAGATATCAATATTTATTATAGAGTATGCATTTGCTGAGTATATTGAAAAACTAGGTATTCGGGCAGATGGTTATATAGGACATAGTCTGGGTGAGTATGTTGCAGCGACCTTATCAGGTGTATTTAGCTTAGAAGACGCAATAAAGGTTGTAATAGCTAGAGGCGAGTTAATGCAGTCTATGGAATTAGGAAGCATGTTGGCTGTAAATACTCAGGAAGAATCTATTCGTACCATTGTAGAGACTCATGAGTGTGAAATTGCAGCGATTAATTCAATAGAAGATATAGTAGTCACGGGTAGTGACACTAATATTAACACGCTTAAATTATTTTTAGATGAACACTCTATTTCATCGGTTGTGTTAAACACCTCTCATGCCTATCATTCAAGAATGATGGAGGAAGCATCAATTAAATTTGAAAGGGTATTTGATACTATTGAATTAAATACACCCACAAAGTATTTTGCTACTAACCTAAATGGAGAGATAGCCAAAGAAGAAGTTAGTAAAGTAAGTTATTGGAGTGATCAACTTCGAAATGCTGTTCAATTTTCGAAAGGTATTCATAGTCTATCGGAGTATTTTAATAATAAAGTTAATTTCATAGAGGTTGGTTTAGGGAAAGGGCTTAGTTCTTTTGTAGACAAATACAAAAGGAATAATTCAAAGAAAACAATTCATACGGTACATTTACTACCGTCAAAAAAGGAAAATACTCAAACCATTAAAAAGCTTAATAACAAGGAGGATATATTAGCAAAGTTTTGGACCTTAGGGATTGTAGAGAAACCCAACGATTTAAAACTATTTAAACATGCAAACAAGCTTACAAGTTTGCCTACTTATCAGTTTAATAATAAGACATGCTGGTTGGAAATGGGGAGTCCTCAGGTTGTTAAGAAGTACAATTCGATTGAAGAAATATATTATGAACGTTCATGGGAAAGAATAAAGATACCATCAACAATTGGAGGAGTAGAAGATTTAAGGCATAAGAATATATTAATACTGGTAAACGAAAAGGATAGAAACAAGAGTAATGTTTTAGATTTAATTAATAATTTAAAAAAATATTGTGATCACATAGACTATGTGGTTGATCAGCAAAGCAATAAAATAATATCAGACCTTAGGTTTGATATGGGTGATGCATCTCATATAGATAAAGTATTGAATGAAAAAACACGTAATAAGCCATTAGATCTTGTTATCTACATTTCATCAACCGTAGATATTGATAACCCTTGTTTAGATATATTAGCCATTAGAAATACATTTGATTGGGCATTAAAAACTCATAATAGGATTCCTAAATTTATTTCAGTTACATATGACAACTATGAAGTAATAGGTAATGAAGTTTTAGAGGAAAAGCCTTCAATTGTCTCAGGAGTAACAAAATCTATACCGTTTGAGTATTTTTCAATGGATACCACAGCATATCATGTTGATTTATCATCAATAGGTTTGGTCTATAATGAAGCTTTAATCTCAACCATATTGGGAAATAAAGAAAAAGAGATCATAGCTGTAAGAGGTAAATATAAGTGGATTCCAAAGTACCAGCAAGTAGCTTTTTCCAAAGAGAATTTTTTAGATAAAAAAAGTAGCCGATCCAATAATCCAGTATTTATGATCACTGGGGGCCTTGGCGGAGTAGGCTATGCTTATGCAAATTACTTAACACAAAAAGAGGAAAAATGTACGATTATTCTTTTAGGTCGAACAAAGAAATCAAACTTAAAAGAGGAGTATAAAACTCGATTGAATAATCTGATAGAGACTGGGCATAAAATTATATATGAATCAATAGACATTGGTTTGATAGATGCCGTAGGTAGTATAGAAAAAATATTGGAGAACAATGGTATAAATACTATTGAGATGGTTCTTCACTCAGCGGGAGTTGCTGCTAAAAGTGCAATAAATGATAAAACAAATAAAGATATAGTTCAAGTGGTTCGGCCAAAAGTACTTGGGGTAGAGCATTTACTTAACCTGGCTGAATCAATTAAAATAAATTATTTGGTTAGCTGTTCATCTTTGTCAAGTGTCATGCCTTCATTAGGTCAGATGGAATACACAGCAGCAAACATGTATTTAGATGAACTAAGTTATAGGAGTCATACCAATATAAACTGTATACTAGCAGTTAACTTGAATCAGATATCAGATACAGGAATGGCAGTGGATTTTATTAAGGAGAATAGTTCTTCGACAGAGAAATCTTCTAACTCAATAAAGAGCCACCAATTTCCAGCTGTTTTAGATGTCTTGTTACAAGCCAAAACCATACATAACATTCTACTTTCCAGACAAGATTTAAATGAACTACTTTCTGAAAACACGAACCTTTTAACAGAAATCAACAGGAAAGCAGAGAATGTAAGTAATGTAAAAATAAAAGAAGAGGAGTATTCTGAAACGGAATATAGAGTAGCTCAAATATGGCATCAAGTATTAGGAGTTGAAGAAATAGGGTTACATGATAACTTTTTTGAATTGGGAGGTCATTCATTACATGTAATGCAAGTAATCTCAAAAATAAGAACCGAATTTAATAATGAACTCCCTTTAAAGGTACTCTTTGATGGTATTAATATAAAGGAGATTGCACGAATTGTATTATCTGATAAGACAAATTCAGAGATAAAACAAATTGAAAAGGTACAAATCCAAAAATTTAAACAAATGATTTCTAATTACAATGAAGATAATTTGTTGAATGAAATTGATATTTAA